A region from the Paludicola sp. MB14-C6 genome encodes:
- a CDS encoding APC family permease: MTTNGKKEKGLQKSLALIFVYTVATGSIFTYVSYWDSVFFTYCGAGTFLAFALMTLAILPIALVYSELSPMFHTAGGELIYNTVGFNKHIGFLSSWLIMAAWISVPPAVVMAVATFISRTFGLGLTFRNIMMIGIFILVLVFIMSLQDIKFLVKAQATCLFANIATTLITGILLLFSGHWSFSNLGHLFQSNLQPAGGIPSWVIGMALLITPFFGFETVPQMVEEGDFPTSNTKKAICGSVITCGAIYAFFFFCVAGLDSFDNLLKGDAQNGFMTITAMKNLLGWRIWPLVYGCISILMGMTASILGFWMSIVRMMYSMGKKNFLPEVFTKVNKHQQPILPNIFLLAVSLVFILIQNATTFMNDFFNLMSFGCACAYAITMISAVRIHRKHGEWYKDNKNLVKGGDFTRILAMIIMVTIAYFCTLGQGKGSWISFGVYMGVGAVIWLWMVLVKWKKSKVTIETPEGIKEY; this comes from the coding sequence TTGACTACAAATGGAAAAAAAGAAAAAGGACTACAAAAAAGTCTGGCATTAATTTTTGTTTACACAGTAGCAACGGGTTCCATATTTACTTACGTAAGTTATTGGGACTCTGTATTTTTTACATACTGTGGTGCTGGAACCTTTCTAGCATTTGCCCTTATGACTCTTGCAATTCTACCAATTGCACTGGTTTACAGCGAGCTATCACCAATGTTTCATACGGCTGGCGGTGAATTGATTTACAATACGGTAGGATTTAACAAGCATATTGGCTTTTTATCCTCTTGGCTAATCATGGCTGCTTGGATTTCAGTTCCACCTGCTGTTGTTATGGCAGTTGCAACTTTTATCAGCCGTACATTCGGTTTGGGGCTAACATTCCGAAATATTATGATGATCGGTATTTTTATTTTAGTATTGGTATTTATCATGAGCCTTCAGGATATCAAATTTCTTGTTAAGGCACAAGCAACATGTCTGTTTGCCAATATTGCTACCACATTAATCACAGGTATTTTACTTCTGTTTTCAGGACATTGGAGCTTTTCAAACCTTGGACATCTGTTCCAATCCAATCTACAACCTGCAGGCGGAATTCCTAGTTGGGTAATTGGTATGGCTTTATTAATAACACCTTTCTTTGGTTTTGAAACTGTACCTCAAATGGTAGAAGAAGGCGATTTCCCTACTTCAAATACCAAAAAGGCTATCTGCGGATCCGTAATTACTTGTGGAGCAATTTACGCGTTCTTCTTTTTCTGCGTAGCTGGCTTGGATTCTTTTGATAACTTATTAAAAGGCGACGCACAAAACGGATTTATGACAATCACTGCTATGAAGAATCTTTTAGGTTGGAGAATTTGGCCATTAGTTTACGGTTGCATCTCTATTCTAATGGGTATGACTGCTTCTATCCTAGGTTTCTGGATGTCAATTGTTCGTATGATGTACTCTATGGGTAAAAAGAACTTCCTTCCAGAAGTTTTCACGAAAGTAAACAAACATCAACAACCAATTCTTCCAAACATATTCTTACTTGCAGTTAGCTTAGTATTTATTTTAATTCAAAATGCTACTACCTTTATGAATGACTTCTTTAACCTTATGTCTTTCGGATGTGCTTGTGCATATGCAATAACCATGATTTCTGCTGTAAGAATTCACAGAAAACATGGCGAATGGTATAAAGACAACAAGAACTTGGTAAAAGGTGGAGACTTCACACGTATTCTGGCTATGATTATCATGGTTACTATCGCATACTTCTGCACCCTTGGTCAAGGTAAAGGTTCATGGATTTCATTTGGTGTATACATGGGCGTGGGCGCAGTTATTTGGTTATGGATGGTATTAGTAAAATGGAAAAAATCCAAAGTTACTATTGAAACTCCAGAAGGAATTAAAGAATATTAA
- the ucpA gene encoding SDR family oxidoreductase UcpA yields the protein MAKLDNKVALITGAAVGLGEGIATAYAKYGAKICMVDLSKEVEKTAEKLRKEYNAEIITFVGSVSDKEQMKAAVAQTVEKFGEINVLCCNAGVCRLAPFEEMTDETRDFHIDVNIKGVWNTCQAAIPYMLKNGGGNIVIASSVTGDIVADAGEAAYAMSKAALVGLTKCLAVEYADRNIRVNCSQLGYARTPMVEKMALESNPEDPESAINDIARGVPMKRLAKPIEVGELFAFLGSDESSYITGSQFVIDGGSTLPETMSIGTN from the coding sequence ATGGCTAAATTAGATAATAAAGTAGCACTAATTACTGGTGCCGCAGTTGGACTTGGAGAAGGCATCGCAACTGCTTATGCAAAATACGGTGCAAAAATTTGCATGGTAGACCTTTCAAAAGAAGTTGAAAAAACAGCAGAAAAACTTCGCAAAGAATACAATGCAGAAATCATTACTTTTGTTGGCAGCGTATCTGACAAAGAGCAAATGAAAGCAGCTGTTGCTCAAACAGTTGAAAAATTCGGCGAAATCAATGTTCTATGTTGCAATGCCGGCGTATGCAGACTTGCTCCATTTGAGGAAATGACAGATGAAACTCGTGACTTCCACATTGATGTTAATATCAAAGGCGTTTGGAACACTTGTCAAGCTGCTATCCCTTATATGTTGAAAAATGGCGGCGGAAATATCGTAATCGCATCTTCTGTAACAGGTGACATCGTAGCAGATGCAGGTGAAGCTGCATATGCAATGTCTAAAGCAGCTCTAGTTGGTTTGACAAAATGTCTTGCTGTAGAGTATGCAGACAGAAACATCCGTGTAAACTGCTCACAATTAGGCTATGCAAGAACACCAATGGTTGAGAAAATGGCTTTGGAATCTAATCCTGAAGACCCAGAAAGCGCAATCAATGACATCGCAAGAGGCGTACCAATGAAGAGATTGGCAAAACCAATCGAAGTTGGCGAATTATTTGCTTTCTTGGGAAGCGATGAGTCTAGTTACATTACTGGTTCTCAATTTGTTATCGATGGTGGTAGCACACTTCCTGAAACAATGAGTATCGGCACAAACTAA
- a CDS encoding APC family permease, with protein sequence MNKENSNQSQPTQSKLNRSLKLIYVYAIAAGAIFTFIGYWDSIFYEYCGSGTFLAFILMTLLILPIAFVYCEMAPLFPKAGGELIYNTVGINKHFGFLSAWLIMAAWIAVPPAAVMAIVQWVFRVTGISSNFKVIEIIAAVLLIVYFILSLQNVEVAGKIQLVMLILAISGCIIASLAFIFSGSWSLSNFSNFFDSQAKPALGIPLWIIGLGFLITPFFGFETVPQMIEEGDFEMKDSNKAIWGSVVSCGVVYAFFFVGLGGMPVKALVEKGGAANGGFLAITMMEQLGGGWKVGAVLFGICAILCAIGTCLLGFWLSTVRLLYAMGRSNFLPKSFAKLNKHHQPILPNIMLLVVSIVFLILQNSGTFMNDFFNLMSFACACAYAITMISAIRIHRKHSNWKSDYHLKGGNFVRYLALIISVVIAFFCTLGQGIGSWVSLAVYMGIGLILWLWMVVIKWRKTKVVIDTPDGPTEF encoded by the coding sequence ATGAATAAAGAAAATTCAAATCAATCCCAACCAACACAATCAAAGTTGAATCGAAGCTTAAAGCTAATTTATGTTTATGCAATTGCTGCAGGTGCAATTTTTACTTTTATAGGATACTGGGATTCTATTTTTTATGAATACTGTGGATCAGGAACATTTTTAGCTTTTATACTCATGACACTCTTAATCCTTCCTATTGCGTTTGTCTACTGCGAAATGGCACCTCTATTTCCTAAGGCGGGTGGAGAATTAATCTACAACACTGTTGGTATTAACAAACATTTCGGTTTTCTTTCTGCTTGGTTGATTATGGCAGCATGGATAGCCGTTCCTCCTGCCGCAGTTATGGCAATTGTACAATGGGTTTTTCGTGTCACAGGAATCAGCAGTAACTTTAAAGTTATTGAAATCATTGCTGCTGTTTTACTAATTGTATACTTTATATTAAGTTTACAAAACGTTGAAGTAGCAGGAAAGATTCAATTAGTTATGCTTATATTGGCAATAAGCGGATGTATTATTGCGTCTTTGGCATTTATTTTTTCAGGCTCTTGGAGCTTATCTAATTTCTCAAACTTCTTTGACTCACAAGCAAAGCCAGCCTTGGGTATTCCGTTATGGATTATCGGACTCGGCTTTTTAATTACCCCGTTCTTTGGATTTGAAACAGTTCCTCAAATGATAGAAGAGGGCGACTTTGAAATGAAAGACAGCAATAAAGCTATTTGGGGTTCTGTTGTTAGTTGTGGAGTTGTTTATGCGTTTTTCTTCGTTGGACTTGGAGGTATGCCGGTTAAGGCACTTGTAGAAAAAGGCGGTGCCGCTAATGGAGGCTTCCTAGCTATTACAATGATGGAGCAGCTAGGAGGAGGATGGAAAGTAGGCGCTGTTTTATTTGGTATCTGTGCGATTCTTTGTGCTATTGGAACCTGTCTGCTCGGATTTTGGCTATCTACAGTCCGTTTGCTTTACGCTATGGGACGTTCTAATTTCCTACCTAAATCCTTCGCAAAGCTTAATAAGCATCATCAACCTATTCTGCCTAACATCATGCTATTGGTTGTCTCAATTGTTTTCTTAATTTTGCAAAATTCCGGAACCTTTATGAACGACTTTTTCAATTTGATGTCATTTGCTTGTGCATGTGCTTATGCTATAACCATGATTTCAGCAATTCGAATTCACAGAAAACATTCGAACTGGAAATCAGACTATCATCTAAAAGGCGGTAATTTTGTTCGTTATCTTGCACTCATTATTTCAGTAGTAATTGCTTTCTTCTGTACGTTAGGACAAGGAATTGGTTCTTGGGTTTCGCTTGCGGTATATATGGGAATCGGCCTAATCCTTTGGCTTTGGATGGTTGTTATTAAATGGAGAAAAACAAAAGTTGTTATTGATACACCAGATGGACCAACGGAATTTTAA
- the rny gene encoding ribonuclease Y, which produces MELTTAILLCLISCVVAGGIFGFVAFKLGVNYRKKVAEAEIGSAEEQAKKILNDAIRDADTKKKEAIIEAKDEIHKLRTDADREIKERRGELSRQERRIVQKEETLDKKIDNLEIKEENLAQKHKLADEKLEEAERIKRSQLDNLERISGLTAEQAKTQLLDTLQDELIHEKAVRISNYEQQLKDECEEKAREYISFAIARVAADQVSEATVSVVNLPNDEMKGRIIGREGRNIRAIETLTGVDLIIDDTPEAITLSCFDPVRREIARLSLERLIQDGRIHPTRIEEMVEKSKREVDQRIKAEGERAVMETNVHGIHPEIVKLLGRLRYRTSYGQNVLNHSIEVAYLAGIMASELGMDANIARRAGLLHDIGKALNHEIEGSHVEIGVDVARKFKENPQVIHAIEAHHGDVEIKTVIAALVQAADAISAARPAARRENLENYIKRLEKLEEIACSFEGVEKSFAIQAGREIRIMVRPEDIKDEKMVIVAHDIVNKIENELDYPGQIKVHLIRESRAIDFAK; this is translated from the coding sequence ATGGAACTGACAACAGCGATACTGTTATGCTTGATTTCATGCGTTGTAGCAGGCGGAATATTTGGGTTTGTGGCCTTTAAACTAGGCGTTAACTATAGAAAAAAAGTTGCAGAAGCTGAAATCGGAAGTGCTGAAGAACAAGCAAAGAAGATTTTAAACGATGCAATTCGTGATGCAGACACAAAGAAAAAAGAAGCAATAATTGAAGCAAAAGATGAAATTCATAAGCTGCGAACAGATGCCGACAGAGAAATAAAAGAACGCAGAGGCGAGCTTTCAAGACAAGAACGTCGTATTGTTCAAAAAGAAGAGACATTAGACAAAAAGATTGATAACCTAGAAATAAAAGAAGAGAACTTAGCGCAAAAGCATAAGCTGGCTGATGAAAAACTAGAAGAAGCAGAGCGCATTAAACGTAGTCAACTTGATAATTTGGAACGAATATCAGGTTTAACAGCAGAACAAGCAAAAACACAATTACTCGATACTTTACAAGACGAGTTAATTCATGAAAAAGCGGTTCGTATTTCAAATTATGAACAACAACTAAAAGATGAATGTGAAGAAAAAGCAAGAGAATATATTTCCTTTGCAATCGCTCGTGTTGCAGCAGACCAAGTATCTGAAGCAACCGTATCTGTTGTAAACTTACCAAATGATGAAATGAAAGGTCGTATTATCGGTAGAGAAGGAAGAAATATCAGAGCAATCGAAACGCTTACTGGTGTTGACTTAATTATTGACGATACTCCTGAAGCTATCACATTATCTTGTTTTGATCCTGTACGACGTGAAATTGCTCGTCTATCTCTTGAAAGGTTAATTCAAGACGGACGTATTCACCCAACTCGTATTGAGGAAATGGTTGAAAAATCAAAACGTGAAGTTGACCAACGCATTAAAGCGGAAGGTGAACGTGCAGTAATGGAAACAAACGTTCATGGTATCCACCCTGAAATCGTTAAATTACTCGGCCGTTTACGTTATCGAACAAGTTACGGTCAAAATGTTTTGAATCACTCAATAGAGGTTGCTTATTTAGCAGGCATTATGGCTTCTGAGCTTGGTATGGATGCAAACATAGCAAGACGTGCCGGTTTATTACATGATATCGGTAAAGCCTTGAACCACGAAATTGAAGGTTCACACGTTGAAATTGGTGTGGATGTTGCTCGGAAGTTTAAAGAGAATCCACAAGTAATTCATGCAATTGAAGCGCATCATGGTGATGTAGAGATTAAAACAGTAATAGCGGCATTGGTTCAAGCAGCAGATGCAATTTCTGCAGCACGTCCGGCAGCTCGTCGTGAAAACTTAGAAAACTACATTAAACGTTTAGAAAAACTTGAAGAAATCGCTTGTTCTTTTGAAGGCGTTGAAAAATCTTTTGCAATTCAAGCAGGACGTGAAATCCGCATTATGGTTCGTCCGGAAGATATTAAAGATGAAAAGATGGTTATCGTTGCCCACGATATTGTGAATAAAATTGAAAACGAGCTTGACTATCCTGGTCAAATAAAAGTTCATTTGATTCGTGAAAGTCGTGCAATAGATTTCGCAAAATAA
- a CDS encoding DUF4097 family beta strand repeat-containing protein, whose product MKVSKRIPFTIYTIICVVLLLLLLLGIGSLTKVNRYRHQESQSNGSLLYENQNHPIDAKDAVNYRIDCGYGKVTIKPTNDKPYINYINGRPLRISTQTNNGECEIRLKSYKEMGYDFFNHIFENKTREIEIYLPKTKLNQVIIIAAANTINVEGLQVRKMDIDLSAGDVSVKNCEIDEMKSELNAGNLDFYANKGIQKIDSEVNAGNMDLYLPKDISGFLCDYEADLGSIDHNASFTVHDEKKDEFVNTNGTLTYGDQSCKIKLEVSVGNISIDDYDNE is encoded by the coding sequence ATGAAAGTTTCAAAGAGAATTCCTTTTACAATATACACTATTATTTGTGTGGTGCTATTGCTGCTACTATTATTGGGAATCGGCTCTTTAACAAAAGTAAATCGATATCGTCATCAAGAAAGTCAATCAAACGGCTCGCTTTTATATGAAAATCAAAATCATCCTATTGATGCAAAGGATGCTGTGAATTATAGAATTGATTGTGGCTATGGTAAGGTTACAATTAAACCGACGAATGATAAGCCTTATATTAACTATATTAATGGAAGGCCACTTCGCATTTCAACTCAAACCAACAACGGAGAATGTGAAATCCGCTTAAAATCCTATAAAGAGATGGGCTATGATTTTTTTAATCATATATTCGAGAATAAAACGAGAGAAATCGAAATTTATCTTCCGAAAACGAAGCTCAATCAGGTTATTATAATTGCTGCAGCAAATACCATTAACGTTGAGGGACTTCAAGTAAGGAAAATGGATATTGATTTATCTGCGGGGGATGTTTCCGTAAAGAATTGTGAAATAGATGAAATGAAATCCGAATTAAATGCTGGAAACTTGGATTTTTATGCGAATAAAGGGATTCAAAAAATCGATAGTGAAGTAAATGCGGGTAATATGGATTTGTATTTGCCGAAAGACATTAGTGGATTTTTATGTGATTATGAAGCCGATTTAGGCAGTATAGATCATAACGCGAGCTTTACTGTTCATGATGAAAAGAAAGATGAATTTGTGAATACCAACGGCACGCTTACATATGGTGATCAATCTTGTAAAATAAAGCTAGAAGTTTCAGTGGGCAATATCAGTATTGACGATTATGATAACGAATAA
- the rpmG gene encoding 50S ribosomal protein L33, with amino-acid sequence MRVKVTLACSECKQRNYDTMKNKKNDPDRLEMNKYCRFCRKHTAHKETK; translated from the coding sequence ATGAGGGTTAAAGTTACATTAGCTTGCTCTGAGTGCAAACAACGTAATTACGACACAATGAAAAACAAGAAAAATGATCCTGACCGACTAGAAATGAACAAATATTGTCGTTTCTGCAGGAAGCACACGGCTCACAAAGAGACAAAGTAA
- the secE gene encoding preprotein translocase subunit SecE codes for MSKDVAVKAKEAKPKVGFFKKTARFFKDLKSEFKKIVWPTKQQVLHNTGVVLVFMLVTAIAIWILDFLFINLFKLMF; via the coding sequence ATGTCTAAAGACGTAGCCGTAAAGGCAAAAGAAGCAAAACCTAAGGTTGGATTTTTCAAAAAAACAGCCCGTTTCTTTAAGGACTTAAAGAGCGAATTCAAAAAGATTGTATGGCCTACAAAGCAACAAGTACTACACAATACTGGCGTAGTTTTGGTTTTTATGTTGGTCACTGCAATCGCAATTTGGATATTGGACTTTTTATTCATTAACTTGTTTAAATTGATGTTCTAA